GCTTCGAAGGCATAACGACCGTGGGCGAGGGGGATGACCAGGTCCTCTGGATGGCGGTCCAGCGCGAGTGGAAGGATGACGAGAAGGGCTTCGTCAAGCTCGTCTCTTACAAGCCGGCGACGCAAGAGTGGGGCGCGGTGCGCTATCCGCTGGAAAAGTCCGAAACAGGCTGGGTCGGCCTTTCGGAAATCTCCGTCCACGGCGACTACGCCTATCTCATCGAGCGTGACAATCTGATCGCCGAAGCAGCGAAGCTCAAGAAGCTCTACCGCGTCGCGCTCGCCGATCTGAAGCCGGCCGCGCTCGGGTCCGAACTGCCGGTGGTCAAGAAGGAAGAGGTGCGCGACCTCATTCCCGACCTGAAGTCACTGAATGGCTACGTGATCGACAAGGTGGAAGGTTTCACCGTCGATGCAGCTGGCAACGGCTACGTCGTCACGGACAATGACGGTGTCGACGACTCGTCCGGCGAGACCCTGTTTTTCTCCATCGGCGCAATCGACGCGATGTAAGCGCCGGCCAGGAGAAAACGGAAGAGGCCGGGACATGACGTCCCGGCCTCTTGTTTCTTTTGCTCGGCCAGCCTGCACAATTACCGCGCGGCAGCGATTTCGGCCTCTTCCTCGGCTTCCTTGCGTTTGCGGATTTCATCGGTCTTGTCGACGAGTTTGCCGACGATGCCGTAGAGCTGATCGAGTTGCTCGTCGTCGAGTGCCGAGAAGATTTCCTCGAGAAGCTGCTTGCGCGGATGTTCCGCCGCCATCAGGACGGCCCGGCCGGTCTCGGTTATCGAGACGATCTTGGCGCGACGGTCGTCCGGGTCGGGCTTGCGCATCACCAGCCGGTCGCGCTCCAGCCCGTCGATCGCCTCCGTCACGGTTCTCGGGGCGAAGTTCAGCGCACAGGCGATGTCGGTGGAGCGGCAGGGGCCAAGCTTGCTCAGGAAGAACAGGAATTTGCTTCGGGCAAGCGATACACCTTCCTCGGTCATCGACTCGTTTACCAGGCGATGGACGCGATGGTAGAGTTCGAACAGTTTGTCGGAGACTTCGAATGTCGTCTTCATGAACACCGTTGAGATATGGTGAGGTGCCATGTCAAATGGCAGTCGGCCTATATTTAGTTATCATCGCGGACTTTGTCGACAAGAACCTCCTAATTCATACGGAAAAGGCCTTCCTGGAAAAGAAACGGCCCTCGGATTCGAGGGCCGTTGAACGTGCGAGGCGAAGGATTGTTCCTGGCTAGTGTACGACTAGGCGGCGACGCGTCGTCCGGTGGCCCAGCCATCCCGGGTGGTTTCAGCCAGCGTGAACCGGCCGATCAAGTCGCGCAGGCGCCCGGCCTCCTGTGCCAGGGTCGCGCTGGCGGCATTGGCTTCCTCGACCATCGCGGCGTTCTGCTGCGTCACCTGGTCCATCTGGTTGACTGCCATATTGACTTCCGAAAGGCCGGCTGACTGCTCCTGGGCCGACACGGCAATCGCGTCCATATGTTCGTTGATGGTGACGATGAGGCTCTCGATCGTCCGCAGCGCCTCGCCCGTTTCGCGCACCAGCCGAACGCCGCTTTCGACCTCGTTCGCCGAATTGCGGATCAGCTCCTTGATCTCCTTGGCTGCGTTGGCCGAGCGCTGGGCGAGCTCGCGCACCTCCTGGGCGACGACGGCAAAGCCCTTGCCGGCATCGCCGGCGCGTGCCGCTTCGACCCCTGCATTGAGCGCCAGAAGGTTGGTCTGGAAGGCGATCTCGTCGATCACGCCGATGATGTTGGAAATCTGGCTCGACGAATGCTCGATCCGTCCCATCGCGTCGATCGCGCCGGAGACGATTGCGCCGGATTTGCGGGCGCTGTCGTTCGCCTGGCCCGCCACGACACGCGCTTCATTGGTGCGCTTCGAGGAGTTGGAGACGTTGACGGTGATCTGATCGAGCGCGGCGGCGGTTTCTTCGAGCGAGGCCGCCTGCTGTTCGGTCCGCCGCGACAGATCGTCGGCGCTGTGGCTCACTTCGCGGGCGCCGCCGTCGATGCTGCTCGAACTCGCCGCTACGGCGGAGAGCGTGCCGGCAAGTTCGGCGACCGCCTGGTTCAGATCCTGCCGCAGCGGCTCGAAGTCCGGCGCGAAAGCTTCATCGAGCTGGAAGGCGAGGTCGCCGCCGGCCAGCCGCCGAAGCCCGCGTGCCAGCCCCGCCGTCGCTTTCTCGAGGCGCCGCTGCGCCGCAGCTTCGGCTTCCTCGGTCACTCTCTGCCGTTCGGCTTCGGATGCGGTGCGCTGGAGGCGGGTTTCCTCCTCGAGCTTGTGATTGGTGATCGCTGCCTGGCGGAAGACTTCGACGGCGCGCGCCATCTCGCCGATCTCGTCCTTGCGGCTGCCATAGGGAATGCCGCTTTCCGTATCGCCACCGGCAAGCTTCGCCATCGAGGCGGTGATGATCCGGATCGGGCGGGCGACGCCGCGCACCGCATAGGCGATGGCGCCGAGCACGACGAGGGCGGCAAAACCGATGACCAGGGTTTCGATCGTGATAGCCTGCTTGTGCGTTGCGGCGCTTGCGGCAACGGCGGCGTCCGCCCCGGCAAGGTTTGTGGCAAGCACCGCGTCGATCGCTGCATCGACGTTCTTTTCGGCTGCCGCCATCTCGACCTTGAAGACACTCT
This DNA window, taken from Sinorhizobium fredii NGR234, encodes the following:
- a CDS encoding MarR family winged helix-turn-helix transcriptional regulator: MKTTFEVSDKLFELYHRVHRLVNESMTEEGVSLARSKFLFFLSKLGPCRSTDIACALNFAPRTVTEAIDGLERDRLVMRKPDPDDRRAKIVSITETGRAVLMAAEHPRKQLLEEIFSALDDEQLDQLYGIVGKLVDKTDEIRKRKEAEEEAEIAAAR
- a CDS encoding HAMP domain-containing methyl-accepting chemotaxis protein encodes the protein MSRLKISHTLIGLFVLVVAIVAALALSSMNGIRMLNERNNELAANWLPRVSLARALETQLSDTRMAFARHLISLTPFEKKRAEKVIDETVAGFHKLSEDYAALATSAADKAALDKVHTAYQTYLSQADGMLKYSNNLENMKAQSVFKVEMAAAEKNVDAAIDAVLATNLAGADAAVAASAATHKQAITIETLVIGFAALVVLGAIAYAVRGVARPIRIITASMAKLAGGDTESGIPYGSRKDEIGEMARAVEVFRQAAITNHKLEEETRLQRTASEAERQRVTEEAEAAAQRRLEKATAGLARGLRRLAGGDLAFQLDEAFAPDFEPLRQDLNQAVAELAGTLSAVAASSSSIDGGAREVSHSADDLSRRTEQQAASLEETAAALDQITVNVSNSSKRTNEARVVAGQANDSARKSGAIVSGAIDAMGRIEHSSSQISNIIGVIDEIAFQTNLLALNAGVEAARAGDAGKGFAVVAQEVRELAQRSANAAKEIKELIRNSANEVESGVRLVRETGEALRTIESLIVTINEHMDAIAVSAQEQSAGLSEVNMAVNQMDQVTQQNAAMVEEANAASATLAQEAGRLRDLIGRFTLAETTRDGWATGRRVAA